The following are encoded together in the Adhaeribacter arboris genome:
- a CDS encoding Imm51 family immunity protein: MKLLYTLLFLFIVSCSSGNQTSKNDKLVQALNNPDLTIRGNLVEIGPNEYRVDYYDIHEKDSHFAFLNKKGYQGGGPSWLGIIYGAIQMSDPTIAAKIRFDDEAEGLAIWSSDRESLNKVGRLISMVKSDESIILKAIQVAEQAGEME, encoded by the coding sequence ATGAAGCTCCTTTACACACTTCTATTCTTATTTATTGTAAGCTGCAGCAGCGGCAATCAAACATCTAAAAACGATAAATTAGTACAAGCGCTAAATAACCCCGACTTAACAATCAGAGGGAATCTGGTTGAAATAGGCCCAAATGAATACCGAGTTGACTATTATGATATCCACGAGAAAGATAGCCACTTTGCGTTTCTAAATAAAAAAGGTTATCAAGGAGGCGGACCAAGTTGGCTCGGAATTATATATGGTGCTATCCAAATGTCGGACCCAACTATTGCCGCTAAAATCCGATTCGACGATGAAGCGGAAGGTCTGGCTATTTGGAGTTCTGATAGAGAAAGCCTAAATAAAGTAGGTAGACTGATTTCCATGGTCAAATCAGATGAGAGTATAATTTTAAAAGCCATTCAGGTAGCTGAGCAAGCTGGGGAAATGGAGTAA
- a CDS encoding putative sensor domain DACNV-containing protein has product MIQKTAEAISMNHETRYQAAQLVAASVEQHFAEHLANAHQHDEHKLATAPKALTIETIVDVAFWASLRREEGHSTKISLAFLSPEQAGQPLIFEQRLALSPSSLTKLGPAVERPGIHLGVWGNGEDLYVWGTTRIIPSICFVLEVIEPGLLVIKHRGLDGFGKFVNVAVLKGDKIKIIDEQSASLPDCPVLLTSLLGFTTPSSWNGSVDVLVQLAASMRAHGRGGILLVVPAGTQAWRESIIHPISYAVQPAFTGLATVLQQEAEEKSSRNWLANLRLAVEGVAGLTAVDGATIISDKYELLAFGAKIRRPPGKSSVDQIVVTEPIIDQEPLIIHPAQNGGTRHLSAAQFVFDQRDAYALVASQDGRFTIFSWSPCEGMVHAHRVDSLLL; this is encoded by the coding sequence TTGATACAGAAGACTGCCGAAGCCATAAGCATGAATCACGAAACCCGATACCAAGCTGCCCAGTTAGTAGCTGCCTCCGTAGAACAACACTTTGCGGAGCATTTGGCGAATGCGCACCAGCACGACGAGCACAAACTGGCTACTGCCCCAAAGGCATTAACCATTGAAACTATTGTTGATGTGGCCTTTTGGGCCAGCCTTCGGCGCGAAGAAGGTCATTCTACCAAAATCTCCCTTGCTTTTCTTTCTCCGGAACAGGCCGGGCAGCCGCTTATCTTTGAACAACGCCTGGCACTTAGCCCCAGCAGTCTTACCAAACTGGGGCCAGCAGTAGAGCGGCCCGGTATTCATTTGGGGGTATGGGGCAACGGGGAAGATTTGTACGTTTGGGGAACTACCCGTATTATTCCTAGTATCTGTTTTGTGCTGGAAGTAATTGAGCCCGGCTTGCTGGTAATAAAACACCGGGGCCTGGATGGTTTTGGCAAATTCGTGAACGTAGCGGTACTTAAAGGAGACAAGATTAAAATTATTGATGAACAAAGCGCCAGTTTACCCGATTGTCCGGTCCTATTAACTTCTTTGCTGGGTTTTACCACGCCTTCTTCCTGGAACGGCTCCGTAGATGTGCTGGTACAATTAGCGGCTTCTATGCGGGCGCATGGCCGCGGGGGCATTTTGCTGGTAGTTCCGGCTGGTACGCAGGCGTGGCGCGAATCCATCATTCACCCTATTTCTTACGCGGTTCAACCGGCCTTTACGGGTTTAGCTACGGTATTACAGCAGGAAGCAGAAGAGAAAAGTTCCCGTAACTGGCTGGCTAACTTGCGGCTGGCCGTAGAAGGAGTTGCCGGTCTTACCGCCGTAGATGGCGCCACCATTATTAGCGACAAGTACGAATTATTAGCCTTTGGGGCAAAAATCCGGCGGCCACCCGGTAAAAGTTCGGTAGACCAAATTGTTGTAACGGAACCTATTATCGACCAGGAACCTCTGATTATTCATCCGGCCCAAAATGGGGGTACCCGGCACTTATCGGCGGCGCAATTCGTCTTCGACCAGCGCGATGCTTATGCTTTGGTAGCCTCGCAGGATGGCCGTTTTACTATTTTCTCCTGGTCGCCTTGCGAAGGAATGGTGCACGCGCACCGGGTAGATAGCTTGCTGCTGTAA